A genomic window from Sphingomonas taxi includes:
- the guaA gene encoding glutamine-hydrolyzing GMP synthase, with the protein MQHTDTILIVDFGSQVTQLIARRVREAGVYSEVAPFQSAEAAFERLKPAGIILSGGPASVTAENSPRAPQRFFEAGIPILGICYGQQLMSAQLGGNVIVSGDGGEFGKAYVEVKADCALFDGLWAEGERHQVWMSHGDKVDAIPPGFSPVATSEGAPYAIVADESRRFYGVQFHPEVVHTPDGGRLIANFARHVCGLAGDWTMAEFREAKIAEIRAQVGSGKVICGLSGGVDSSVAALLIHEAIGDQLTCVFVDGGILRAGEAEQVVSLFRGHYNIPLVHVQAQDLFMDGLAGVTDPEAKRKFIGKTFIDVFEAEAKTIGGAEFLAQGTLYPDVIESVSFTGGPSVTIKSHHNVGGLPERMNMKLVEPLRELFKDEVRALGRELGLPDVFVGRHPFPGPGLAIRIPGEVTRERCDILRKADAVYLEEIRNAGLYDAIWQAFAVLLPVRTVGVMGDGRTYDHVLALRAVTSTDGMTAEVFDFPSDFLPRVATRIVNEVKGVNRVVYDYTSKPPGTIEWE; encoded by the coding sequence ATGCAGCACACCGACACCATCCTGATCGTCGACTTCGGCAGCCAGGTGACCCAGCTCATCGCCCGTCGCGTCCGCGAAGCGGGCGTCTATAGCGAGGTCGCCCCCTTCCAGTCCGCCGAGGCGGCGTTCGAGCGGCTCAAGCCCGCCGGCATCATCCTGTCGGGCGGCCCCGCCTCGGTCACTGCCGAGAACAGCCCGCGGGCGCCGCAGCGTTTCTTCGAGGCGGGCATCCCGATCCTCGGCATCTGCTACGGACAGCAGCTGATGAGCGCGCAGCTCGGCGGCAACGTCATCGTCTCGGGCGACGGCGGCGAGTTCGGCAAGGCTTATGTCGAGGTGAAGGCCGATTGCGCGCTGTTTGACGGCCTCTGGGCCGAAGGCGAGCGCCACCAGGTCTGGATGAGCCACGGCGACAAGGTCGATGCGATCCCGCCCGGCTTCAGCCCCGTCGCGACCTCGGAAGGCGCACCCTATGCGATCGTCGCCGACGAGTCGCGCCGCTTCTATGGTGTCCAGTTCCACCCCGAGGTCGTCCACACGCCGGATGGCGGCAGGCTGATCGCCAATTTCGCCCGCCACGTCTGCGGCCTTGCCGGCGACTGGACGATGGCCGAGTTCCGCGAGGCGAAGATCGCCGAGATCCGTGCGCAGGTCGGCAGCGGCAAGGTTATCTGCGGCCTGTCGGGCGGGGTCGATTCGTCGGTCGCCGCGCTGCTGATCCACGAGGCGATCGGCGACCAGCTCACCTGCGTGTTCGTCGACGGCGGCATCCTGCGCGCCGGCGAGGCCGAACAGGTCGTCAGCCTGTTCCGCGGCCATTACAACATCCCGCTCGTCCATGTGCAGGCGCAGGACCTGTTCATGGACGGCCTCGCCGGCGTCACCGACCCTGAGGCGAAGCGCAAGTTCATCGGCAAGACCTTCATCGACGTGTTCGAGGCGGAGGCGAAGACGATCGGCGGGGCCGAATTCCTCGCGCAGGGCACGCTCTACCCCGACGTGATCGAAAGCGTCAGCTTCACCGGCGGCCCCTCGGTGACGATCAAGAGCCACCACAATGTCGGCGGCCTGCCCGAGCGGATGAACATGAAGCTCGTCGAGCCTTTACGCGAGTTGTTTAAGGACGAGGTGCGCGCGCTGGGCCGCGAACTCGGCCTGCCCGACGTCTTCGTCGGCCGCCATCCCTTCCCCGGGCCCGGCCTCGCGATCCGCATCCCCGGCGAGGTGACGCGCGAACGGTGCGACATCCTGCGCAAGGCGGATGCGGTCTATCTCGAGGAGATCCGCAACGCCGGCCTGTACGATGCGATCTGGCAGGCGTTTGCGGTGTTGCTGCCGGTGCGGACGGTCGGGGTGATGGGTGACGGCCGCACCTATGACCATGTGCTCGCCCTGCGGGCGGTGACCTCGACCGACGGCATGACCGCCGAGGTGTTCGACTTCCCCAGCGACTTCCTGCCGCGCGTCGCGACGCGCATCGTCAACGAGGTCAAGGGCGTGAACCGCGTGGTCTACGACTATACGTCGAAGCCGCCCGGCACGATCGAATGGGAATGA